The following are from one region of the Macaca thibetana thibetana isolate TM-01 chromosome 2, ASM2454274v1, whole genome shotgun sequence genome:
- the SPTSSB gene encoding serine palmitoyltransferase small subunit B: MDLRRVKEYFSWLYYQYQIISCCAVLEPWERSMFNTILLTIIAMVVYTAYVFIPIHIRLAWEFFSKICGYHSTISN, from the coding sequence ATGGATTTGAGGCGCGTGAAGGAATATTTCTCCTGGCTTTACTATCAATACCAAATCATTAGCTGCTGTGCTGTTTTAGAGCCCTGGGAGCGATCTATGTTTAACACCATCTTACTAACCATTATTGCTATGGTGGTATACACTGCCTATGTCTTTATTCCAATCCACATTCGCCTGGCTTGggaatttttctcaaaaatatgtgGATATCACAGTACCATTTCTAATTGA